One genomic segment of Sebastes fasciatus isolate fSebFas1 chromosome 17, fSebFas1.pri, whole genome shotgun sequence includes these proteins:
- the nup153 gene encoding nuclear pore complex protein Nup153 isoform X2 yields MAATGGGKIRSRRYHIASKPYAKSKQQSGLISRVTDTVKSIVPSWLQKYFKNEDSPEGGGAVLADQTDQNCQTPPPPNGSEEGPLPLDGRDSPEPSTSNTEPSTSRASLNFQEYVLSRPPLSRSHLHFSPLDVSSPTLGATSSLFSQPSTSAAPGPFSTGFSLVKEIKDNLSQHEDDNISTTSGFSSRASEKDVPTSKTASLPQLWSPEMERTHSGPQHAQSSLKRPSFNLSVFGTSSNSSLNSTVLNSSQLGDSPFYPGKTMYGGAAAVRSARGRPGTPYQAPVRRQIKAKPAGAQPCGVTSATARRILQSLERMSSPLADARRIPAAATSPLSASMDGTNLDVSHFQSKKKRMDSTLPPVQKLVVPAAASVSGNRSVSFRPTLTPGGVSRTLDRTPRETPTRQSPQLPEATPGPSQSTMGSSVPAYLLSSTPAASSVSSGGGKMKRERTSTRPSSKRAEDEEVAEVPDLPAISLPISASALPSFSFSSPLPPLNTSTTISTAPTLTPATPAMETNKEPPTASTPPCVPFTFSSPIVKATAASPPSFSPSAGFTFSAPVAKLGPSMLNGKLASPILTAVKLATSKSTEDFEGPFKPAKTLKQGSVLDLLKAPGFASPVARSSPGPDVVPLQTSTQSTAPSSTTTTSSFSSTGFGNVFKAPPGWSCDVCLVQNKPSDTKCVCCMAPQPNSSSSKSMDSKPSTATSVGLESSSTNATSTTTSTAGFGTMFSKPAGTWDCDTCLVRNKPDAVKCVACETAKPGTGLKPSLTLPSAFSAVKTVSTPTAPVSTGFIGFGDKFKKPAGAWECDTCLVENKAEDTKCVACMSAKPGASAGASSSASSAPVFGLGDAFKKPEGAWECDVCLVQNKAADLQCVACQSAKPGASVEPKAFGSSFGSSAGGTTGSSSGGFKFGTSDSTSGSGGFKFGGSLTESSSSSSGGFKFGVPFGSSSAETTSKDTTASSGFKFGSSSEGFKIGAASSDDTKADQPAADSGFKFGASGGIAFGTGSSSTESSSSKGGFSFGLSKPEDKTSDTTTSSSSVSFTPPASSQEKSDSAALSNDTTSTTTTATTTTGSVFGRLGERSLATTTPQGGSTFGSLQADKEPAAPAFSFGKPEEKEESAASSAPSSFLFGAANKDADAATAPAASGGFSFSKPSAPTEQPPPAYNFGKPADKSETSTVEAPKPAFSFGQSAADSSAAPKPAFSFMASNPTTVNSTTPTPSLFGTTTPTSSSSISISSTQAPSAAPSTFMFGQPAATSSDAPPANAFVFGQSQDSQPPAQSAAPLNSTPTPTPSQPFIFGAPASAAPPPAAATAPSFGFGAAAPSAASSSAPSAAPSPFAFNSAPSGGFGANQTSSFGSSFGSPFTASPSQPPAFGAKTNAAPVFGQQTNSTPVFGAAVNSASGGGFQFGGASAFGATNNASGGVFTFGAGSAASPAPPANPSIAPQPGTPGGGFNFAQPPAFNIGSAKTFTAPPAGQQAIAVRKIKTAVRRRK; encoded by the exons ATGGCGGCCACGGGTGGAGGGAAAATCAGAAGCAGGAGATATCACATCGCCTCCAAACCTTACGCCAAGAGCAAGCAg CAGTCAGGCCTCATCAGTCGAGTGACAGACACAGTAAAGAGCATCGTTCCTTCCTGGCTGCAGAAATACTTCAAGAACGAAGATTCTCCTGAAGGTGGAGGGGCTGTACTGGCAGACCAGACAGACCAGAACTGCCAGACACCACCTCCTCCTAATGGCAGCGAAGAGGGACCTCTTCCTCTTGATGGACGCGACTCACCAGAGCCAAGCACCAGTAACACAG AGCCCTCAACCAGCCGGGCATCCTTAAACTTTCAGGAGTATGTGCTTTCTCGACCTCCTCTGAGTCGTTCCCACCTCCACTTTTCCCCGCTGGATGTCTCCTCCCCGACCCTGGGGGCCACCAGCAGCCTCTTCTCCCAACCCTCCACCTCCGCAGCCCCTGGACCCTTTTCCACAGGCTTTTCCTTGGTCAAAGAAATCAAGGACAACCTCTCGCAGCACGAAGATGATAACATCTCCACCACTAGCGGCTTCTCCTCCCGCGCCTCAGAAAAAG ATGTCCCCACTTCCAAAACAGCGTCACTTCCCCAACTTTGGTCCCCAGAGATGGAAAGAACACACTCTGGGCCTCAGCATGCCCAGTCCAGTCTGAAAAGGCCTTCTTTCAACCTGTCTGTATTTGGAACTTCCTCCAAT TCATCATTAAACAGCACAGTGCTAAACTCCAGCCAGCTCGGAGATTCACCCTTCTACCCCGGGAAGACCATGTATGGTGGGGCAGCTGCAGTCAGGAGCGCTCGTGGTCGTCCTGGGACACCGTACCAG GCCCCAGTGAGGAGACAGATCAAGGCCAAGCCTGCTGGTGCTCAGCCCTGTGGGGTGACCAGCGCCACAGCCAGACGCATCCTTCAGTCATTGGAGCGCATGTCGAGCCCCCTGGct GATGCCAGGAGAATCCCAGCAGCAGCCACATCCCCCCTGTCAGCA tCAATGGATGGCACAAATCTAGATGTTTCACATTTCCAGTCGAAAAAGAAACGT ATGGATTCCACCCTCCCACCGGTGCAGAAGCTGGTGGTTCCTGCTGCAGCGTCGGTGTCAGGAAATCGCTCGGTGTCCTTCAGGCCTACATTGACTCCTGGAGGAGTGAGCCGAACTCTGGACAGGACCCCAAGAGAGACG CCCACAAGACAATCACCGCAACTACCTGAAGCAACCCCAGGTCCATCTCAAAG CACAATGGGTTCTAGTGTCCCAGCCTATCTTCTGTCCAGCACGCCTGCAGCCAGCAGCGTGAGCTCCGGAGGAGGcaagatgaagagagagaggaccagTACACGGCCTTCTTCTAAACGCGCTGAAGATGAAGAG GTGGCGGAGGTACCGGACCTACCAGCCATTTCACTTCCCATCAGCGCCTCCGCCTTGCCATCCTTCAGcttctcctcccctcttccACCTCTCAACACCTCAACCACCATCAGCACGGCCCCCACTCTCACGCCCGCGACTCCCGCTATGGAAACAAATAAG GAGCCACCGACGGCTTCGACACCTCCCTGTGTACCTTTTACATTTTCCTCCCCTATTGTCAAAGCAACTGCTGCTAGTCCTCCTTCCTTTTCCCCATCA GCTGGATTCACTTTTAGTGCACCTGTAGCAAAGTTAGGTCCCTCCATGTTAAATGGGAAGCTGGCTTCTCCCATACTGACAGCAG TGAAGTTAGCAACAAGCAAAAGCACAGAAGATTTTGAAGGACCTTTCAAACCAGCCAAGACCCTGAAGCAGGGCAGTGTGCTGGATCTTCTCAAAGCACCTG GCTTTGCCTCTCCTGTTGCTCGGAGTTCCCCAGGCCCAGACGTCGTTCCGCTGCAGACCTCCACCCAATCCACAGCCCCCTCCTCCACCACAaccacctcctccttctcttcaaCAGGGTTTGGCAATGTGTTCAAAGCCCCACCAGGCTGGAGCTGCGATGTCTGCTTGGTGCAGAACAAGCCATCAGACACCAAGTGTGTTTGCTGTATGGCCCCACAGCCCAATTCCTCCTCATCCAAATCTATGGACAGTAAACCTTCAACGGCCACCTCGGTTGGTCTAGAGAGCAGCAGCACGAACGCCACCTCCACCACTACATCCACTGCAGGTTTTGGCACAATGTTCTCCAAACCTGCAGGAACTTGGGACTGTGATACGTGTCTTGTTCGAAACAAACCTGATGCAGTAAAGTGTGTGGCCTGCGAAACGGCCAAACCTGGGACAGGGCTTAAACCCTCACTGACTCTTCCTTCTGCCTTCTCAGCTGTTAAGACTGTATCCACACCCACAGCCCCCGTTTCTACAGGGTTCATCGGATTTGGAGACAAGTTCAAAAAACCTGCGGGTGCATGGGAATGTGATACATGTTTAGTAGAAAACAAGGCAGAGGACACAAAGTGTGTGGCCTGCATGAGCGCTAAACCAG GAGCGTCAGCAGGAGCCTCTTCTTCAGCCAGCAGTGCTCCAGTGTTTGGGTTGGGAGATGCGTTCAAGAAACCAGAGGGTGCCTGGGAGTGTGATGTCTGTCTTGTACAGAATAAGGCTGCTGATTTACAGTGTGTTGCCTGTCAGTCAGCCAAACCTGGAGCTAGCGTGGAGCCCAAAG CTTTTGGTTCGTCTTTTGGTTCATCAGCTGGTGGGACAACAGGCTCTAGTTCTGGGGGTTTTAAGTTCGGCACATCAGACAGTACCTCGGGATCGGGAGGTTTCAAGTTTGGAGGCTCACTTACAGAGTCCTCCTCTTCATCGTCAGGTGGATTCAAATTTGGAGTCCCGTTTGGAAGCTCCTCAGCAGAAACCACTTCTAAAGACACTACTGCTTCATCAGGGTTCAAATTCGGCAGCTCATCTGAGGGCTTTAAAATTGGGGCTGCCTCTAGTGATGACACAAAGGCAGACCAACCTGCTGCAGATTCTGGGTTTAAGTTTGGAGCCAGCGGTGGGATAGCGTTTGGAACTGGATCATCTAGCACAGAAAGTAGCTCCTCTAAGGGCGGCTTCAGCTTTGGACTGTCAAAACCCGAAGACAAAACATCagacaccaccacctcctcatcctctgTTAGTTTCACTCCTCCGGCTTCCTCTCAAGAGAAAAGTGACAGTGCTGCATTATCGAATGACACCACATCCACAACCACCACAGCAACTACCACCACTGGGTCTGTATTTGGGAGATTGGGCGAGCGAAGTTTGGCGACCACCACACCACAAGGGGGCTCTACGTTTGGATCCTTACAGGCAGACAAAGAGCCAGCTGCTCCCGCGTTTTCCTTTGGGAAGccagaggaaaaggaagaatcCGCTGCCTCCTCGGCTCCGTCTTCCTTCCTCTTCGGTGCTGCTAATAAAGATGCAGATGCTGCAACAGCACCGGCCGCCTCAGGAGGCTTTTCCTTCAGCAAGCCCAGTGCGCCAACAGAACAACCTCCACCCGCTTACAATTTTGGCAAGCCAGCAGACAAGAGTGAAACATCTACTGTGGAGGCACCAAAGCCCGCTTTTTCCTTTGGACAAAGTGCTGCAG ATTCTTCCGCTGCTCCAAAACCAGCGTTTTCCTTTATGGCAAGTAATCCCACCACCGTCAACTCCACCACCCCGACGCCCAGTCTGTTCGGCACTACCAcccccaccagcagcagcagcatcagcatcagctcCACTCAGGCTCCTTCTGCAGCTCCTAGCACTTTCATGTTCGGTCAACCTGCTGCAACCTCTAGTGACGCTCCTCCGGCTAACGCCTTCGTCTTCGGCCAGAGTCAGGACAGCCAGCCGCCGGCCCAGTCAGCTGCTCCTCTGAACTCTACTCCTACTCCAACCCCATCTCAGCCCTTCATCTTTGGTGCTCCTGCCagtgctgctcctcctcctgctgcagctaCTGCTCCATCCTTTGGCTTTGgagcagcagcaccctctgctgcCTCATCTTCAG CTCCATCTGCAGCTCCCTCTCCATTTGCATTCAACTCGGCCCCCTCCGGTGGATTCGGGGCCAACCAGACTTCTTCATTTGGTTCATCCTTTGGATCCCCCTTCACAGCCTCACCTTCCCAGCCCCCAGCATTCGGAGCCAAAACCAACGCTGCCCCTGTCTTTGGACAGCAGACCAACTCCACACCTGTATTTGGGGCGGCTGTTAATTCTGCATCAG GTGGAGGCTTTCAGTTTGGAGGAGCCAGTGCATTTGGAGCCACAAACAACGCCTCTGGAGGAGTGTTTACTTTTGGAGCGGGATCAGCAGCTTCTCCTGCCCCCCCTGCCAACCCCTCCATCGCACCCCAgccaggaacacctggaggtgGATTCAACTTTGCACAACCCCCCGCATTCAATATTGG GTCAGCGAAAACCTTCACCGCCCCTCCTGCTGGGCAGCAAGCGATTGCTGTGCGCAAGATCAAGACAGCGGTGCGGCGCAGAAAGTAG
- the nup153 gene encoding nuclear pore complex protein Nup153 isoform X4: MAATGGGKIRSRRYHIASKPYAKSKQQSGLISRVTDTVKSIVPSWLQKYFKNEDSPEGGGAVLADQTDQNCQTPPPPNGSEEGPLPLDGRDSPEPSTSNTEPSTSRASLNFQEYVLSRPPLSRSHLHFSPLDVSSPTLGATSSLFSQPSTSAAPGPFSTGFSLVKEIKDNLSQHEDDNISTTSGFSSRASEKASLPQLWSPEMERTHSGPQHAQSSLKRPSFNLSVFGTSSNSSLNSTVLNSSQLGDSPFYPGKTMYGGAAAVRSARGRPGTPYQAPVRRQIKAKPAGAQPCGVTSATARRILQSLERMSSPLADARRIPAAATSPLSASMDGTNLDVSHFQSKKKRMDSTLPPVQKLVVPAAASVSGNRSVSFRPTLTPGGVSRTLDRTPRETPTRQSPQLPEATPGPSQSTMGSSVPAYLLSSTPAASSVSSGGGKMKRERTSTRPSSKRAEDEEVAEVPDLPAISLPISASALPSFSFSSPLPPLNTSTTISTAPTLTPATPAMETNKEPPTASTPPCVPFTFSSPIVKATAASPPSFSPSAGFTFSAPVAKLGPSMLNGKLASPILTAVKLATSKSTEDFEGPFKPAKTLKQGSVLDLLKAPGFASPVARSSPGPDVVPLQTSTQSTAPSSTTTTSSFSSTGFGNVFKAPPGWSCDVCLVQNKPSDTKCVCCMAPQPNSSSSKSMDSKPSTATSVGLESSSTNATSTTTSTAGFGTMFSKPAGTWDCDTCLVRNKPDAVKCVACETAKPGTGLKPSLTLPSAFSAVKTVSTPTAPVSTGFIGFGDKFKKPAGAWECDTCLVENKAEDTKCVACMSAKPGASAGASSSASSAPVFGLGDAFKKPEGAWECDVCLVQNKAADLQCVACQSAKPGASVEPKAFGSSFGSSAGGTTGSSSGGFKFGTSDSTSGSGGFKFGGSLTESSSSSSGGFKFGVPFGSSSAETTSKDTTASSGFKFGSSSEGFKIGAASSDDTKADQPAADSGFKFGASGGIAFGTGSSSTESSSSKGGFSFGLSKPEDKTSDTTTSSSSVSFTPPASSQEKSDSAALSNDTTSTTTTATTTTGSVFGRLGERSLATTTPQGGSTFGSLQADKEPAAPAFSFGKPEEKEESAASSAPSSFLFGAANKDADAATAPAASGGFSFSKPSAPTEQPPPAYNFGKPADKSETSTVEAPKPAFSFGQSAADSSAAPKPAFSFMASNPTTVNSTTPTPSLFGTTTPTSSSSISISSTQAPSAAPSTFMFGQPAATSSDAPPANAFVFGQSQDSQPPAQSAAPLNSTPTPTPSQPFIFGAPASAAPPPAAATAPSFGFGAAAPSAASSSAPSAAPSPFAFNSAPSGGFGANQTSSFGSSFGSPFTASPSQPPAFGAKTNAAPVFGQQTNSTPVFGAAVNSASGGGFQFGGASAFGATNNASGGVFTFGAGSAASPAPPANPSIAPQPGTPGGGFNFAQPPAFNIGSAKTFTAPPAGQQAIAVRKIKTAVRRRK, encoded by the exons ATGGCGGCCACGGGTGGAGGGAAAATCAGAAGCAGGAGATATCACATCGCCTCCAAACCTTACGCCAAGAGCAAGCAg CAGTCAGGCCTCATCAGTCGAGTGACAGACACAGTAAAGAGCATCGTTCCTTCCTGGCTGCAGAAATACTTCAAGAACGAAGATTCTCCTGAAGGTGGAGGGGCTGTACTGGCAGACCAGACAGACCAGAACTGCCAGACACCACCTCCTCCTAATGGCAGCGAAGAGGGACCTCTTCCTCTTGATGGACGCGACTCACCAGAGCCAAGCACCAGTAACACAG AGCCCTCAACCAGCCGGGCATCCTTAAACTTTCAGGAGTATGTGCTTTCTCGACCTCCTCTGAGTCGTTCCCACCTCCACTTTTCCCCGCTGGATGTCTCCTCCCCGACCCTGGGGGCCACCAGCAGCCTCTTCTCCCAACCCTCCACCTCCGCAGCCCCTGGACCCTTTTCCACAGGCTTTTCCTTGGTCAAAGAAATCAAGGACAACCTCTCGCAGCACGAAGATGATAACATCTCCACCACTAGCGGCTTCTCCTCCCGCGCCTCAGAAAAAG CGTCACTTCCCCAACTTTGGTCCCCAGAGATGGAAAGAACACACTCTGGGCCTCAGCATGCCCAGTCCAGTCTGAAAAGGCCTTCTTTCAACCTGTCTGTATTTGGAACTTCCTCCAAT TCATCATTAAACAGCACAGTGCTAAACTCCAGCCAGCTCGGAGATTCACCCTTCTACCCCGGGAAGACCATGTATGGTGGGGCAGCTGCAGTCAGGAGCGCTCGTGGTCGTCCTGGGACACCGTACCAG GCCCCAGTGAGGAGACAGATCAAGGCCAAGCCTGCTGGTGCTCAGCCCTGTGGGGTGACCAGCGCCACAGCCAGACGCATCCTTCAGTCATTGGAGCGCATGTCGAGCCCCCTGGct GATGCCAGGAGAATCCCAGCAGCAGCCACATCCCCCCTGTCAGCA tCAATGGATGGCACAAATCTAGATGTTTCACATTTCCAGTCGAAAAAGAAACGT ATGGATTCCACCCTCCCACCGGTGCAGAAGCTGGTGGTTCCTGCTGCAGCGTCGGTGTCAGGAAATCGCTCGGTGTCCTTCAGGCCTACATTGACTCCTGGAGGAGTGAGCCGAACTCTGGACAGGACCCCAAGAGAGACG CCCACAAGACAATCACCGCAACTACCTGAAGCAACCCCAGGTCCATCTCAAAG CACAATGGGTTCTAGTGTCCCAGCCTATCTTCTGTCCAGCACGCCTGCAGCCAGCAGCGTGAGCTCCGGAGGAGGcaagatgaagagagagaggaccagTACACGGCCTTCTTCTAAACGCGCTGAAGATGAAGAG GTGGCGGAGGTACCGGACCTACCAGCCATTTCACTTCCCATCAGCGCCTCCGCCTTGCCATCCTTCAGcttctcctcccctcttccACCTCTCAACACCTCAACCACCATCAGCACGGCCCCCACTCTCACGCCCGCGACTCCCGCTATGGAAACAAATAAG GAGCCACCGACGGCTTCGACACCTCCCTGTGTACCTTTTACATTTTCCTCCCCTATTGTCAAAGCAACTGCTGCTAGTCCTCCTTCCTTTTCCCCATCA GCTGGATTCACTTTTAGTGCACCTGTAGCAAAGTTAGGTCCCTCCATGTTAAATGGGAAGCTGGCTTCTCCCATACTGACAGCAG TGAAGTTAGCAACAAGCAAAAGCACAGAAGATTTTGAAGGACCTTTCAAACCAGCCAAGACCCTGAAGCAGGGCAGTGTGCTGGATCTTCTCAAAGCACCTG GCTTTGCCTCTCCTGTTGCTCGGAGTTCCCCAGGCCCAGACGTCGTTCCGCTGCAGACCTCCACCCAATCCACAGCCCCCTCCTCCACCACAaccacctcctccttctcttcaaCAGGGTTTGGCAATGTGTTCAAAGCCCCACCAGGCTGGAGCTGCGATGTCTGCTTGGTGCAGAACAAGCCATCAGACACCAAGTGTGTTTGCTGTATGGCCCCACAGCCCAATTCCTCCTCATCCAAATCTATGGACAGTAAACCTTCAACGGCCACCTCGGTTGGTCTAGAGAGCAGCAGCACGAACGCCACCTCCACCACTACATCCACTGCAGGTTTTGGCACAATGTTCTCCAAACCTGCAGGAACTTGGGACTGTGATACGTGTCTTGTTCGAAACAAACCTGATGCAGTAAAGTGTGTGGCCTGCGAAACGGCCAAACCTGGGACAGGGCTTAAACCCTCACTGACTCTTCCTTCTGCCTTCTCAGCTGTTAAGACTGTATCCACACCCACAGCCCCCGTTTCTACAGGGTTCATCGGATTTGGAGACAAGTTCAAAAAACCTGCGGGTGCATGGGAATGTGATACATGTTTAGTAGAAAACAAGGCAGAGGACACAAAGTGTGTGGCCTGCATGAGCGCTAAACCAG GAGCGTCAGCAGGAGCCTCTTCTTCAGCCAGCAGTGCTCCAGTGTTTGGGTTGGGAGATGCGTTCAAGAAACCAGAGGGTGCCTGGGAGTGTGATGTCTGTCTTGTACAGAATAAGGCTGCTGATTTACAGTGTGTTGCCTGTCAGTCAGCCAAACCTGGAGCTAGCGTGGAGCCCAAAG CTTTTGGTTCGTCTTTTGGTTCATCAGCTGGTGGGACAACAGGCTCTAGTTCTGGGGGTTTTAAGTTCGGCACATCAGACAGTACCTCGGGATCGGGAGGTTTCAAGTTTGGAGGCTCACTTACAGAGTCCTCCTCTTCATCGTCAGGTGGATTCAAATTTGGAGTCCCGTTTGGAAGCTCCTCAGCAGAAACCACTTCTAAAGACACTACTGCTTCATCAGGGTTCAAATTCGGCAGCTCATCTGAGGGCTTTAAAATTGGGGCTGCCTCTAGTGATGACACAAAGGCAGACCAACCTGCTGCAGATTCTGGGTTTAAGTTTGGAGCCAGCGGTGGGATAGCGTTTGGAACTGGATCATCTAGCACAGAAAGTAGCTCCTCTAAGGGCGGCTTCAGCTTTGGACTGTCAAAACCCGAAGACAAAACATCagacaccaccacctcctcatcctctgTTAGTTTCACTCCTCCGGCTTCCTCTCAAGAGAAAAGTGACAGTGCTGCATTATCGAATGACACCACATCCACAACCACCACAGCAACTACCACCACTGGGTCTGTATTTGGGAGATTGGGCGAGCGAAGTTTGGCGACCACCACACCACAAGGGGGCTCTACGTTTGGATCCTTACAGGCAGACAAAGAGCCAGCTGCTCCCGCGTTTTCCTTTGGGAAGccagaggaaaaggaagaatcCGCTGCCTCCTCGGCTCCGTCTTCCTTCCTCTTCGGTGCTGCTAATAAAGATGCAGATGCTGCAACAGCACCGGCCGCCTCAGGAGGCTTTTCCTTCAGCAAGCCCAGTGCGCCAACAGAACAACCTCCACCCGCTTACAATTTTGGCAAGCCAGCAGACAAGAGTGAAACATCTACTGTGGAGGCACCAAAGCCCGCTTTTTCCTTTGGACAAAGTGCTGCAG ATTCTTCCGCTGCTCCAAAACCAGCGTTTTCCTTTATGGCAAGTAATCCCACCACCGTCAACTCCACCACCCCGACGCCCAGTCTGTTCGGCACTACCAcccccaccagcagcagcagcatcagcatcagctcCACTCAGGCTCCTTCTGCAGCTCCTAGCACTTTCATGTTCGGTCAACCTGCTGCAACCTCTAGTGACGCTCCTCCGGCTAACGCCTTCGTCTTCGGCCAGAGTCAGGACAGCCAGCCGCCGGCCCAGTCAGCTGCTCCTCTGAACTCTACTCCTACTCCAACCCCATCTCAGCCCTTCATCTTTGGTGCTCCTGCCagtgctgctcctcctcctgctgcagctaCTGCTCCATCCTTTGGCTTTGgagcagcagcaccctctgctgcCTCATCTTCAG CTCCATCTGCAGCTCCCTCTCCATTTGCATTCAACTCGGCCCCCTCCGGTGGATTCGGGGCCAACCAGACTTCTTCATTTGGTTCATCCTTTGGATCCCCCTTCACAGCCTCACCTTCCCAGCCCCCAGCATTCGGAGCCAAAACCAACGCTGCCCCTGTCTTTGGACAGCAGACCAACTCCACACCTGTATTTGGGGCGGCTGTTAATTCTGCATCAG GTGGAGGCTTTCAGTTTGGAGGAGCCAGTGCATTTGGAGCCACAAACAACGCCTCTGGAGGAGTGTTTACTTTTGGAGCGGGATCAGCAGCTTCTCCTGCCCCCCCTGCCAACCCCTCCATCGCACCCCAgccaggaacacctggaggtgGATTCAACTTTGCACAACCCCCCGCATTCAATATTGG GTCAGCGAAAACCTTCACCGCCCCTCCTGCTGGGCAGCAAGCGATTGCTGTGCGCAAGATCAAGACAGCGGTGCGGCGCAGAAAGTAG